One region of Blattabacterium cuenoti genomic DNA includes:
- a CDS encoding lytic transglycosylase domain-containing protein — MGTTTIRNIMFFVFILKSFVIQSVSKPFLEQRNVINFHKNISNPKLDLNNIYIEKLWKKMLGGKKKYLSGRKLSHNNKRNIIITNINPEELRLRLNLLNQKSQIKILKYNTIVHASVESYLRMGKYIERIISLSDFYFPMFEEKLEKYRLPKELKYLAIIESNLNPVVTSKAGAKGIWQFMPETGRIYNLDINNIYDERNDPLKSTEAACRYLKFLYKKIGNWELVLAAYNAGPGTVDKILQRHKNSKNFWELWESFPKETQNYIPKFIAINYIMNYYKEHNIYAHFSSPYKYKYKETILIPIKEKISMKFFAYNLNISYQDLVLLNPKYLVDLIPSGNKLRLPKNKILLFKRKEGFFSISKRIYKN; from the coding sequence ATGGGAACGACAACGATAAGAAATATTATGTTTTTTGTGTTCATATTAAAAAGCTTTGTGATTCAATCTGTATCGAAACCATTTTTAGAACAAAGAAATGTAATAAACTTTCATAAAAATATTTCTAATCCAAAATTAGATTTAAACAATATATATATCGAAAAATTATGGAAGAAAATGTTAGGAGGAAAGAAAAAATATTTATCTGGAAGAAAATTATCTCATAATAATAAAAGAAATATTATTATAACCAACATAAATCCTGAAGAGTTAAGACTAAGACTTAATCTTCTAAATCAAAAATCTCAAATTAAAATATTGAAATATAATACGATTGTACATGCCTCTGTAGAGAGTTATCTTCGTATGGGGAAATATATAGAGAGAATCATCTCATTATCAGATTTTTATTTTCCTATGTTTGAAGAAAAACTTGAAAAGTACCGTCTTCCAAAAGAATTAAAATATTTAGCTATTATAGAGTCAAATTTAAATCCTGTAGTGACTTCTAAAGCAGGAGCGAAAGGTATTTGGCAATTTATGCCTGAAACTGGTAGAATATATAACCTTGATATTAATAATATTTACGACGAAAGAAATGATCCTCTCAAATCAACAGAAGCCGCTTGTAGATATTTGAAATTTTTATATAAAAAAATAGGAAATTGGGAATTGGTTTTAGCGGCTTATAATGCAGGACCAGGAACTGTGGATAAAATATTACAACGTCATAAAAATAGTAAAAACTTTTGGGAATTATGGGAATCGTTTCCAAAGGAAACTCAAAATTATATTCCAAAATTTATTGCTATAAATTATATTATGAATTATTATAAGGAACATAATATTTATGCACACTTCTCTTCTCCCTACAAATACAAATATAAAGAAACTATATTAATCCCTATAAAAGAAAAAATTTCTATGAAATTTTTTGCTTATAATTTAAATATTTCTTACCAAGATTTGGTCCTTCTCAATCCAAAATATCTTGTAGACCTTATTCCTTCTGGTAATAAATTAAGACTTCCGAAAAATAAAATTTTACTTTTTAAAAGAAAAGAAGGATTTTTTTCAATTTCAAAAAGAATCTATAAAAATTAA
- the recA gene encoding recombinase RecA, which yields MNEKIEQKRKSLQLVLEKMDKIYGKGIVMKMGDSNTENFEIISSGSLSLDIALGIKGFPKGRIIEIFGPESSGKTTLALHAITQSQQIGGFAGFIDAEHAFDRVYAKKIGVNIKELIISQPDNGEQALEIVDNLIRSGVIDMIVVDSVAALTPKSEIEGEMGDSKIGLQARLMSQALRKLTSSIGKSKSILIFINQLREKIGVYGNPEVTTGGNALKFYSSIRLDIRKGNQIKNGEKILGNRTRVKVVKNKLSPPFRTAEFDIMYGEGISKIGEILDLGVDLGIIKKNASWFSYGNIKLGQGRDSVKEFLKEKQNIINEIQKNIYKNII from the coding sequence ATGAACGAAAAAATTGAACAAAAAAGAAAATCCTTACAACTTGTATTAGAAAAAATGGATAAAATATATGGAAAGGGAATCGTAATGAAAATGGGGGATTCTAATACAGAAAATTTTGAAATTATTTCTTCTGGATCTTTAAGTTTAGATATCGCTTTAGGAATCAAAGGGTTTCCAAAAGGTCGTATTATTGAAATATTTGGACCTGAATCTTCTGGAAAAACAACTTTAGCCTTACATGCAATTACTCAATCTCAACAAATAGGAGGATTTGCAGGTTTTATCGATGCAGAACATGCTTTTGATCGTGTATATGCTAAGAAAATAGGAGTGAATATAAAAGAATTAATAATATCTCAGCCAGATAATGGGGAACAAGCACTTGAAATTGTGGATAATTTAATTAGATCTGGAGTTATTGATATGATAGTGGTTGATTCTGTAGCCGCTTTAACACCTAAAAGTGAAATAGAAGGAGAAATGGGGGATTCTAAAATAGGATTACAAGCAAGGTTGATGTCTCAAGCTTTGAGGAAGCTAACTTCGAGTATAGGAAAATCTAAAAGCATACTTATATTTATTAATCAATTAAGAGAAAAAATAGGAGTTTATGGAAATCCAGAAGTTACAACAGGAGGAAATGCTTTAAAATTTTATTCCTCAATACGATTAGATATACGAAAAGGGAATCAAATTAAAAATGGAGAAAAAATATTAGGAAATAGAACGAGAGTCAAAGTCGTAAAAAATAAGTTATCTCCTCCTTTTAGAACGGCTGAATTTGACATTATGTACGGTGAAGGAATTTCAAAAATTGGTGAAATTTTAGATTTAGGAGTGGATTTAGGAATTATTAAAAAGAATGCATCTTGGTTTAGTTATGGAAATATTAAACTAGGACAAGGAAGAGATTCCGTAAAAGAATTTTTAAAAGAAAAACAAAATATCATAAATGAAATACAAAAAAATATATATAAAAATATTATATGA
- a CDS encoding MBL fold metallo-hydrolase, which yields MKITFLGTGTSQGIPVIGFKHPVCLSKNSKDKRLRSSILIEKDKKNFLIDCGPDFRYQMLRSNHEKLDAIFITHEHQDHIGGLDDIRPINFHMNNPIPIYGLRRVIENLKKRFFYLFSENKKSNISRISVHELELDDCKNFFFVKNYKIFPLSIWHGSLPILGFRIENFAYITDASDIPIQTIQQLKGINILVLNILRKVSNNPFSIMLSETLNIIQKICPKKTYLTHISHTFGFHEEIEIQLPKNVYLAYDRLIIYV from the coding sequence ATGAAAATTACTTTTTTGGGAACTGGAACTTCTCAGGGGATTCCTGTTATTGGATTTAAACATCCAGTATGTTTATCTAAAAATTCAAAGGATAAAAGGCTTAGAAGTTCTATTTTAATTGAAAAAGATAAAAAAAATTTTTTGATAGACTGTGGACCAGATTTTCGTTATCAAATGCTAAGAAGTAATCATGAAAAATTAGATGCGATTTTTATTACACATGAACATCAGGATCATATAGGAGGATTAGACGATATAAGACCAATAAATTTTCATATGAATAACCCCATTCCTATTTATGGATTACGTAGAGTTATAGAAAATTTAAAAAAAAGATTTTTTTATCTTTTTTCGGAAAACAAAAAATCAAATATTTCTAGAATTTCCGTTCATGAATTAGAATTAGATGATTGTAAAAATTTTTTTTTCGTAAAAAATTATAAAATTTTTCCTTTATCCATATGGCATGGATCTCTTCCTATTTTAGGATTTCGTATAGAAAATTTTGCGTACATCACGGATGCTAGTGATATACCAATTCAAACGATACAACAATTAAAAGGAATCAACATATTGGTCTTAAATATATTAAGAAAAGTTTCGAATAATCCTTTTTCTATCATGCTTTCTGAAACTTTAAATATCATTCAAAAAATTTGTCCTAAAAAAACTTATTTGACACATATTAGTCATACATTTGGATTTCACGAAGAAATTGAAATACAATTACCTAAAAATGTTTATCTAGCTTATGATAGATTAATTATATATGTCTGA
- the ccsA gene encoding cytochrome c biogenesis protein CcsA produces MQIFKNIFFSTKITSFLFLLLALSMATATFIEKKYSTDVAKIFIYESTWFEGIILFIIINLIGNIWKYKLWSFNKIPLFIFHLSFVLIFIGGIFSRYYSFEGTMSIREGEINGKILSRKNYIKLKISKGSYTRFYHDPYIFSSFHKKYQGNFDFQGNPLKIKVINYIPCAKIIFSKEKPEEKIIKIVSTNQKGRIDYFVKNGNIININGILFSFNKEIPFGVRIFEKKNKLYVKSSFSGKSINMINRKISFFSKNNYDILKIKHLYQTKIDQSHKIVQWVIPEGVVKGKLKYVKSCYHEDNNQLSAITTKIFFQNQSKLVTFLGGKNSINMSAPYFFNNYKISIGYGSIFWKIPFFLKLKKFKVENYPGSEFPSTFMSYVTLIDKNNRKDYLIYMNNVLNYKGFRFFQSGYDPDGKGTHFSVNNDYLGTYLSYIGYIFMSIGMFLTLFWKGTRFSFLKKKLKNLTSKKSHSILFIVFFLLSVIHNSISAQIHEFKKIPLENVFDAIHIPKKHSENFGRLLVQDHKGRIKPINTIAVELLRKIHKKDSVGSLDANQWFISVHQDNIFWTKIPFIKVDKKGGHKFLNKVKANQQYYVSLIDLYFIDSRTSKLQFVLQEDYKQAFSKSPIQRNEYDKAVLNLSERVGIMHEIFQGKYIRIFPIPHDINHTWSSWFISNSNKLNLTGLSMFNNYLKSLLFSQNEKNWNISDNEIQKIRLYQLKHAKSILPSKNKISVEIIYNKLNIFYVLSFLYALLGTIIIINSFFLIFFRKKYMFFFSKIFVFILFILFILNFLGLISRWYISGHAPWTNGYESAIFISWCLIGIGFLFYKNQFVSGNTSLVSSILLMVAHGSAMDPEITNLVPVLKSHWLIIHVATITSSYGFFLTGAFLGFLVLIFFILKMCFRGYSEIIHVHIEKLTIINEMCLTIGLFLLTIGTFLGSVWANNSWGRYWSWDPKETWALISIMIYAFVLHIRLVPYLKSIFTFNFFSILSISSILMTYFGVNYYLSGLHSYAKGDPISIPSWIYYSLLILLIIAILSYYSYSSEFHKKIYNKQ; encoded by the coding sequence ATGCAAATATTTAAAAATATCTTTTTTTCCACAAAAATTACTTCTTTTTTATTTTTATTATTAGCTTTATCTATGGCTACAGCTACCTTTATAGAAAAAAAATACTCCACAGATGTAGCAAAAATATTTATTTATGAGTCCACTTGGTTTGAAGGAATCATATTATTTATCATAATAAATTTAATAGGAAATATATGGAAATATAAATTATGGAGTTTTAACAAAATTCCTTTGTTTATATTTCATTTATCATTTGTATTAATTTTTATTGGGGGGATTTTTTCTAGATATTACAGTTTTGAAGGAACAATGTCGATAAGAGAGGGAGAAATAAATGGAAAAATTCTTTCCAGAAAAAATTACATAAAATTAAAAATAAGTAAAGGCTCTTACACTAGATTTTATCATGATCCTTACATTTTTTCTTCTTTTCATAAGAAATATCAAGGTAACTTTGATTTTCAAGGAAATCCTTTGAAAATCAAAGTTATAAATTATATACCATGTGCAAAAATTATTTTTTCAAAAGAAAAACCAGAAGAAAAAATTATAAAAATAGTTTCAACAAATCAAAAAGGAAGAATAGATTATTTTGTTAAAAATGGAAACATAATAAATATAAATGGGATTTTATTTTCTTTTAATAAAGAAATTCCTTTTGGAGTTAGAATTTTTGAGAAAAAAAATAAACTTTACGTAAAGTCATCTTTTTCAGGAAAAAGCATTAATATGATAAATAGGAAAATAAGTTTTTTTTCAAAAAATAATTATGACATACTGAAAATAAAACATTTATATCAAACTAAAATAGATCAAAGCCATAAAATAGTACAATGGGTTATTCCTGAAGGAGTAGTGAAAGGAAAATTAAAATATGTCAAATCATGTTATCATGAAGATAATAATCAATTAAGTGCTATTACAACAAAAATTTTTTTTCAGAATCAATCTAAATTAGTAACCTTTTTAGGAGGAAAAAACTCAATAAATATGAGTGCTCCTTATTTTTTTAATAATTATAAAATTTCCATTGGATATGGATCAATTTTTTGGAAAATTCCTTTTTTTTTGAAATTGAAAAAATTCAAAGTAGAAAATTATCCAGGTTCTGAATTTCCATCTACTTTTATGAGTTATGTAACATTAATAGATAAAAACAATAGGAAAGACTATTTAATTTATATGAATAACGTTTTAAATTATAAAGGATTTCGATTTTTTCAATCTGGATATGATCCAGATGGAAAAGGTACTCATTTTTCTGTTAATAATGATTATTTGGGGACATATTTATCCTATATAGGTTATATTTTTATGAGTATAGGAATGTTTCTTACTTTATTTTGGAAAGGAACTAGATTTAGTTTTCTTAAAAAGAAACTGAAGAATTTAACTTCTAAAAAAAGTCATTCAATCTTATTTATTGTATTCTTTTTGTTAAGTGTTATACATAATTCCATATCTGCTCAAATACACGAATTTAAAAAGATTCCTTTAGAAAACGTTTTTGATGCTATTCATATACCTAAAAAACATAGTGAAAATTTTGGACGTTTATTAGTACAAGATCATAAAGGTAGAATTAAACCCATTAATACAATCGCTGTTGAATTACTTAGAAAGATACATAAAAAAGACTCTGTAGGAAGCTTAGATGCTAATCAATGGTTCATATCTGTACATCAAGATAATATTTTTTGGACAAAAATTCCTTTTATTAAAGTTGATAAAAAAGGAGGACATAAATTTCTCAATAAAGTAAAAGCAAATCAACAATATTATGTTTCTCTTATAGATTTATATTTTATAGATTCAAGAACTTCAAAACTTCAATTTGTTCTACAAGAAGATTATAAACAAGCTTTTTCAAAGAGTCCTATTCAAAGAAACGAATATGACAAAGCAGTACTTAATCTTAGTGAACGTGTAGGAATAATGCATGAAATTTTTCAAGGAAAGTATATACGTATTTTTCCTATTCCTCATGATATAAATCATACTTGGTCCAGTTGGTTTATATCAAACTCAAACAAGTTAAATCTTACAGGTTTATCCATGTTTAATAATTATCTTAAATCTTTGTTATTTTCTCAGAATGAGAAAAATTGGAATATTTCGGATAATGAAATTCAAAAAATACGATTATATCAACTCAAACACGCAAAGTCTATTTTGCCTTCAAAAAATAAAATATCTGTAGAAATAATTTATAATAAATTAAATATATTTTATGTATTATCTTTTCTGTATGCCTTATTGGGAACAATTATTATCATTAATTCTTTTTTTCTAATATTTTTTAGAAAAAAATATATGTTTTTTTTTTCTAAAATATTTGTTTTCATTTTATTTATTCTATTTATTTTAAATTTCTTAGGATTAATTTCTAGATGGTATATTTCTGGACATGCTCCATGGACTAATGGATATGAATCCGCTATTTTTATTAGTTGGTGTTTAATTGGAATAGGTTTTTTATTTTACAAAAATCAATTTGTTTCAGGAAACACATCTTTAGTTTCATCTATTTTGTTAATGGTTGCACATGGAAGCGCTATGGATCCAGAAATAACCAATTTAGTACCTGTATTAAAATCTCATTGGTTGATTATACATGTAGCAACAATAACATCAAGTTATGGTTTTTTTTTAACAGGAGCATTTTTGGGATTTTTAGTATTAATTTTTTTTATATTAAAAATGTGTTTTCGTGGTTATAGTGAAATAATTCATGTTCATATTGAAAAATTAACTATTATTAATGAAATGTGTTTGACCATAGGGCTTTTTTTATTAACTATAGGAACTTTTCTAGGTTCTGTTTGGGCTAATAATAGTTGGGGTCGTTATTGGAGTTGGGATCCAAAAGAAACTTGGGCTCTGATTAGCATAATGATTTATGCTTTTGTATTGCACATTCGTTTAGTTCCATATTTAAAAAGCATATTTACTTTTAATTTTTTCAGTATATTATCAATCAGTTCTATTTTAATGACTTATTTTGGAGTAAATTATTATTTATCAGGATTGCATTCTTATGCAAAAGGAGATCCTATCTCTATTCCTTCTTGGATATATTATAGTTTGTTAATTTTGTTAATTATTGCTATTTTATCTTATTATTCTTATTCATCTGAATTTCATAAAAAAATATATAATAAACAGTGA
- a CDS encoding lysophospholipid acyltransferase family protein, with the protein MKKKESTLFRDAFGNFHFIKRFLIFTFGCISYNRYNGFNQLHLEGTEYIKDLPDKKVLFVSNHQTYFADVFAMFHVFCSVKNGFVNSIKNPIYLLNPKVNLYYVAAKETMNQGFLTKLFTYSGGIIVKRTWREGDKQINRPVDVSEITRMGIAINDGWLITFPQGTTQAFAPGRRGIVHVIRKYSPIVVPIVIDGFQKAYDKKGIRIKKKGVLQKMKFKEPIQLNLEKDTTNSIMEKIMDAIEQSPKYRYRKDNS; encoded by the coding sequence TTGAAAAAAAAAGAAAGTACTCTATTTAGAGACGCATTTGGGAATTTTCATTTTATAAAACGTTTCTTAATTTTTACTTTTGGATGTATTTCTTATAATCGTTATAATGGATTCAATCAGTTGCATTTGGAAGGGACTGAATATATAAAAGATTTACCTGATAAAAAAGTTCTTTTTGTATCTAATCACCAAACTTATTTCGCAGATGTTTTTGCTATGTTTCATGTATTTTGTAGCGTAAAAAATGGTTTTGTCAATAGTATTAAAAATCCTATTTATCTTTTAAATCCTAAAGTAAATTTATATTATGTAGCTGCGAAAGAAACTATGAATCAAGGTTTTTTAACCAAATTATTTACTTATTCAGGAGGTATTATTGTAAAAAGAACTTGGAGAGAAGGGGATAAACAAATTAATCGTCCCGTAGATGTATCTGAGATTACTCGTATGGGAATAGCTATTAATGATGGATGGTTAATTACTTTTCCACAAGGAACTACTCAAGCTTTTGCTCCTGGACGAAGAGGAATTGTTCATGTGATTAGAAAATACAGTCCTATTGTTGTTCCTATTGTAATAGATGGATTTCAAAAAGCTTATGATAAAAAAGGAATTCGAATCAAGAAAAAAGGAGTTTTACAAAAAATGAAATTTAAAGAACCTATTCAATTAAATTTAGAAAAAGATACAACAAATTCCATTATGGAAAAAATTATGGATGCTATAGAACAATCACCTAAATATAGATATAGAAAGGATAATTCATAA
- the alaS gene encoding alanine--tRNA ligase gives MKYKLIKDTFLSFFQKKKHKIISSFPIFSKNDPTLLFINAGMNPFKDYFLGHKKPEYTRIANVQKCLRITGKHNDLDNVGYDNYHHTMFEMLGNWSFGDYSRRETIEWAWELLIKVYNIPDENIYVSVFLGDKKDELSMDKETLRYWKTLINENHILFFGKKENFWEMGTTGPCGPCSEIHIDLRNEKEKNILPGRFLINKKHPKVIEIWNLVFIEFLRKSDGTLKKLSTKHVDTGMGLERLCMILQEKISSYETDIFYPIIQDIEYDLGNVYNKEDFHQKVSIRIIADHLRAIVFSILDGQLPSNNGAGYVIRRILRRAIIFSIRFLYKKEPFIYKFVDSLVREMKSSFPELENKKIYIRDLLKEEELSFFTVIEKGSKKIQYIINKYKEKNEKIIDGGTIFKLYDTYGFPMKLSKILVEKNNLLIDEKSFQKKLLEQQERSKKENNSIIKKDWIKVHNDFDENQSFVGYDLTECNIFILKYREVENKLKKIHYYELVFSKTPFYPEGGGQLGDTGIIENKIEKIDIFDTKRENSIIIHCVRKLPLNIFSSFKVIVNQNRRVKIEKNHTSTHLLHFALKKVLGDHIQQKGSYVGDDYLRFDFSHYKKITIQELDHIENLVQELIFSDLFLKIKTFDSLQEARKHAFFSEKFEDKYKKEVRVVTFGQSSELCIGTHVKHTGLIQVFEILSESSISHGIRRIKAITSKKAILHLKSIRDQYQYLKKMMKYPESPMKSFSNLKKSNEKLKQEISKIYSQKIKILKKEYSLKATELSSIKYICEIDSYQEKEINIMRKIALDLRHEIHNLFMIIGFVTNEKVIIFISISDSIIKKNNDVHAHKIICKMATHIHGKYWGNSSFATAMGTKKNGLNLVLKDAIAFQNLLKNK, from the coding sequence ATGAAATATAAATTGATAAAAGATACTTTTCTCAGTTTTTTTCAAAAAAAAAAACATAAAATCATTTCTTCTTTTCCTATTTTTTCAAAAAATGATCCCACTCTTCTTTTTATTAATGCTGGAATGAATCCTTTTAAAGATTATTTTTTAGGACATAAAAAACCTGAATATACGAGAATAGCAAATGTTCAAAAATGTCTTAGAATTACTGGAAAACACAATGATTTAGATAATGTCGGATATGATAATTATCATCATACCATGTTTGAAATGTTAGGAAATTGGTCTTTTGGAGATTATTCAAGAAGAGAAACCATAGAATGGGCTTGGGAATTGTTAATTAAAGTATATAATATTCCTGATGAAAATATTTATGTATCTGTTTTTCTTGGAGATAAAAAAGACGAATTGTCCATGGATAAGGAAACTTTGAGATATTGGAAAACCTTAATTAACGAAAATCATATTCTCTTTTTTGGAAAAAAAGAAAATTTTTGGGAAATGGGAACTACAGGACCTTGTGGTCCTTGTTCCGAAATTCATATAGATTTACGAAACGAAAAAGAAAAAAATATATTACCTGGAAGGTTTCTTATTAATAAAAAACATCCTAAAGTTATAGAAATTTGGAATCTTGTTTTTATAGAATTTCTACGTAAATCAGATGGAACATTGAAAAAACTTTCTACAAAACATGTAGATACGGGAATGGGATTAGAGAGATTATGTATGATTTTACAAGAAAAAATTTCCAGTTATGAAACTGATATTTTTTATCCTATTATTCAGGACATAGAATATGATTTAGGAAATGTTTATAATAAAGAGGATTTTCATCAAAAAGTATCTATTCGAATTATAGCTGATCATTTAAGGGCTATTGTTTTTTCTATATTGGATGGACAATTACCATCAAATAATGGAGCGGGTTATGTAATAAGAAGAATACTTAGAAGGGCCATTATTTTTTCTATCCGTTTCTTATATAAAAAGGAACCTTTTATTTACAAATTTGTAGATTCTTTGGTTAGAGAAATGAAAAGTTCTTTTCCAGAGTTAGAAAATAAAAAAATATATATCCGAGATCTACTTAAAGAAGAGGAATTATCTTTTTTTACTGTTATTGAAAAAGGAAGTAAAAAAATTCAATATATAATCAACAAATATAAAGAAAAAAATGAAAAAATTATTGATGGAGGAACAATTTTTAAATTATACGATACTTATGGATTTCCTATGAAATTATCTAAAATATTAGTTGAAAAAAATAATTTGCTTATTGATGAAAAATCATTTCAAAAAAAATTGTTGGAACAACAAGAAAGATCAAAAAAAGAAAATAATTCAATCATAAAAAAAGATTGGATAAAAGTACATAATGATTTTGATGAAAATCAAAGTTTTGTAGGATATGATTTAACAGAGTGTAATATTTTTATATTAAAATACAGAGAAGTAGAAAATAAATTAAAAAAAATTCATTACTATGAATTAGTTTTTTCTAAAACTCCTTTTTATCCTGAGGGGGGGGGGCAATTGGGTGATACGGGAATCATAGAAAATAAAATTGAAAAAATTGATATTTTTGATACTAAAAGAGAAAATTCTATTATTATACATTGTGTTAGAAAATTACCTTTAAATATTTTTTCTTCTTTTAAGGTTATAGTCAATCAAAATAGAAGAGTTAAAATAGAAAAAAATCATACTTCCACTCATTTATTACATTTCGCTTTGAAAAAAGTTTTAGGAGATCATATTCAACAAAAAGGTTCTTATGTAGGAGATGATTATTTAAGGTTTGATTTTTCTCATTATAAAAAAATAACTATCCAAGAATTGGATCATATAGAAAATTTAGTTCAAGAATTAATTTTTTCTGATCTTTTTTTAAAAATAAAAACGTTTGATTCTTTACAAGAAGCTAGAAAACATGCTTTTTTTAGTGAAAAATTTGAAGATAAATATAAAAAAGAAGTTAGAGTTGTTACTTTTGGACAATCTTCCGAATTATGCATTGGAACACATGTTAAACATACTGGATTAATTCAAGTTTTTGAGATATTATCAGAATCTTCTATATCACATGGAATACGTAGAATTAAGGCTATAACTTCTAAAAAAGCAATTCTACATTTGAAATCTATTCGTGATCAATATCAATATTTAAAAAAAATGATGAAATATCCAGAATCTCCTATGAAAAGTTTTTCAAATTTGAAAAAATCTAATGAAAAATTAAAACAAGAAATATCAAAAATATATTCACAAAAAATCAAAATATTAAAAAAAGAATATTCTTTAAAAGCTACAGAACTTTCTTCTATAAAATATATATGTGAAATTGATTCTTATCAAGAAAAAGAAATAAATATTATGAGAAAAATAGCTTTAGATTTAAGACATGAAATTCATAATTTATTCATGATTATAGGATTTGTAACAAATGAAAAAGTAATTATTTTTATATCTATTTCTGATTCTATTATTAAAAAAAATAATGATGTTCATGCTCACAAAATAATATGTAAAATGGCAACTCACATACATGGAAAATATTGGGGGAACTCTTCTTTTGCTACAGCTATGGGAACCAAAAAAAACGGATTGAATTTAGTTTTGAAAGATGCGATTGCATTTCAAAATCTCTTGAAAAATAAATAG